From the genome of Vicia villosa cultivar HV-30 ecotype Madison, WI linkage group LG2, Vvil1.0, whole genome shotgun sequence, one region includes:
- the LOC131648412 gene encoding transcription factor bHLH68-like, producing the protein MMAGNPNWWNMHPQSLNIPQYMLGSSSIPFNSLTENAEVPPQSWSQLLFTGLPGEEERLGFDHFQPKNTENWDVQILNPSSRVPIMDVIKHEVSQSENFYNQGHRHEEFHTSGLGSSWSHMVPVSSPTSHVTTSLSNDNILDFTYNKLDHSKNQLPDQISESNSSTVGVNKKARVQPSSSQPPLKVRKEKLGDRITALHQLVSPFGKTDTASVLLEAIGYIRFLQSQIEALSSPYLDTAASKNMMRNQHSVHVERNAVFPEDPGQLLDDTGLKRKGAPIPNQNVEGNKARDLRSRGLCLVPISCTQHVGSENGADYWAPAFGSGF; encoded by the exons ATGATGGCTGGAAACCCTAACTGGTGGAACATGCATCCACAATCTTTGAATATTCCTCAATATATGCTTGGATCTTCTTCAATCCCTTTTAATTCCTTGACAGAAAATGCTGAAGTTCCTCCTCAATCATGGAGTCAACTACTTTT TACTGGACTACCTGGAGAAGAAGAGAGGCTAGGTTTCGACCATTTTCAACCTAAAAACACAGAAAACTGGGATGTACAAATTCTGAATCCATCTTCAAGAGTTCCTATTATGGATGTAATAAAGCATGAAGTTTCTCAGAGTGAGAATTTCTATAACCAAGGGCATCGTCATGAGGAGTTTCATACTTCTGGACTTGGTTCATCTTGGTCACACATGGTGCCAGTTTCTTCTCCAACTTCTCATGTCACTACTAGCTTAAGTAATGATAACATATTGGATTTCACTTATAACAAGCTAGATCATAGCAAAAATCAACTACCAGATCAAATATCTGAG AGTAATAGTTCAACGGTTGGAGTTAATAAGAAGGCTAGGGTTCAGCCATCTTCAAGCCAACCACCTCTAAAG GTGAGGAAGGAGAAGCTAGGTGATAGAATAACAGCACTTCACCAACTAGTTTCTCCATTTGGAAAG ACTGACACAGCTTCTGTATTATTAGAAGCCATTGGATACATCAGATTTCTGCAGAGTCAAATTGAG GCACTAAGCTCTCCTTACTTGGATACTGCAGCTTCAAAAAACATGATGAGGAATCAACATTCT GTGCATGTTGAAAGAAATGCTGTGTTTCCTGAGGACCCTGGTCAG CTGTTGGATGACACTGGCCTAAAAAGAAAGGGTGCTCCAATTCCAAACCAg AATGTAGAAGGTAATAAGGCAAGGGACTTGAGGAGTAGAGGGTTGTGTTTGGTTCCAATTTCATGCACACAACATGTTGGAAGTGAAAATGGAGCTGATTATTGGGCACCAGCATTTGGAAGTGGATTTTAA